The window GGGCGACTTACATAACCTCTCAGTGATGCCGGTTGCTTACCAGAGACAGCGTTTTGGGACTCATCATCACCGCGTTTTCTATCTCGAACATCGAGCCTGCCATGGAATATGGACTGCAATCCGCCGGCCCGGCGCTTCGCATTGTCTCACTGGTTTTCCTACTCGTCTTTGCTGTGTTGATCTTGGCCTGCATCGTGGGCTTGGCCGCCCTCCCAGGCAAAATCGCCCGCCGACGACACCATCCATTCGCCGACGCGGTCAATGTCGCCGGCTGGCTGGGTTTGCCCACTGGAATCGTTTGGGTGCTGGCAATGGTTTGGGCACACATGGGGCCTCGTGGTAACAACGTCTCAACCGACCAGACCAATCGACTTGCCACCCAAGTCCGACAACTTGAAACGCTGGTGGATTCACTTGAGCAAACTCAAAGCGGAGCCCAGTCATGATCCCTGCCATACTGAGTTGTGTTTTCGTGATCTACCTCTATCGAAGCTTGAACGCTCCCGAAGCCACGCCCGCCGAGCCAGACGTCATGGCAGATAGCGATGACCTCGCATGTCGAATCATCTCGTTACAAAAACGCATTGCGCGACTGGACTCCAAACCATCTCAAGGAGAATCGTCATGAGTTGGATTCTCGGCGGCGTCTACTGCGGAATCATTTGGTTGGTCTTCGCAAAGCTGAAGCTCATGCGACTTTCATTGCCCTTGGCCATCATCCTTGCATCGGTTGGTCCCGGATTGATCGTCGTCCTTTTGTTCTGCGCCCAGTACTTTCACCCTTACACGAAGCAAGCGATTGTCATCGCCCAAATCGATCCGATCACCGCTCAACTATCGACCAACGGCCGGGTGAAGGAAGTTTTCGTCTCGCCCAACGTACCGATCCAAGCGGGCGATGTTTTGTTCACCGTGGATCCGATTCCATACGAGAACGCGGTGGAGGTTGCCAAGGCGGGACTCGAGCAAGCCAAGCAGAATGTTCAGCTTTCCGAGTCGACCGTTGAACTTTCACGCGCGACACTCGTGCGTGCCAAAGCCGATCTGACCTATGCGACCAATGATCGCGATCGTTACCAAAAGCTTCGCGAATCGGGAGGCGCCAGCCAGGACGAACTGGAACGCGCAGTGACTCTCTTTCAACAATCCGACGCCGCTCTGACTCAGGCCGAACAATCTCTGAAACAAGCCGGCATCTCGGTTGGAGTTGCAAAAGCAAAACAGACACAAGCCGAAACGACGTTGGCAAACGCGGAGTACGACCTTCAGCAAACCACCGTCAAAGCACCCGCGGATGGCTATGTGACCAACCTTCAGGTTCATCCCGGCATGCTGCTGGGACCGGCAACCGGCCCAGTCATGTCGTTCATTCGTGACACGGACGAACGTCAAAAAGGCGTCGTCGTCGCGGTGTTCGTCGAAAAGAACTTCTTAAGGATCAGGACCGATCAATACGCAGAACTAGCAATGGACGCCTATCCAGGTGAGATACTAACCGGGCGAGTGCTCAACTCGATCAATGTTTCCGGCAAGGGTCAATTGGTCGCCGGCGGCATGGTCCCAACGGACTTAGCGGACGGAAAACCAACGCAATTCGCGGTTCGGATCCAGCTTGACGACGTTGATTCGTACCCGCTGCCCGGCGGTGCACAAGGGCAAGCCGCTGTCTATACTGGCGACGTCCAAATTGCCGGAATTCCTATCATGTTTCTTATCCGTGCGAACAGTTGGATGAACTATCTCTTCTAATCGCTCCGCGGATCGACACTTTTGATCCACATCCTTTGACGTACCGAGCCGAAACCATGCGAACGCTGTTGAAGTCAGGCCCTGCCGTGGCCCTTGCTCTTCTTTTCTCAATTTCTTCAACTGTTATTCAGGCTGAAGAAAAGGCCAAGATCGAACTGCTGCTCGATCGCTCACCTGCTCCAGGCAACGCCATCGGTTACGTCAACGTTCCTGCACTGAACAAATTGATGAAGGACGCTGGCTTCTCCCCAGCCGCTGCTTCGACAGTCAGCGAAGTCTGGTTTCTCGCTGACCTCGACATCGGATCCCTGCGTCCCAAATGGGAAGCCGGATATGCCGTCCTCAATCAACCCGTCGACGCCAAAAAA of the Rhodopirellula baltica SH 1 genome contains:
- a CDS encoding HlyD family secretion protein; amino-acid sequence: MSWILGGVYCGIIWLVFAKLKLMRLSLPLAIILASVGPGLIVVLLFCAQYFHPYTKQAIVIAQIDPITAQLSTNGRVKEVFVSPNVPIQAGDVLFTVDPIPYENAVEVAKAGLEQAKQNVQLSESTVELSRATLVRAKADLTYATNDRDRYQKLRESGGASQDELERAVTLFQQSDAALTQAEQSLKQAGISVGVAKAKQTQAETTLANAEYDLQQTTVKAPADGYVTNLQVHPGMLLGPATGPVMSFIRDTDERQKGVVVAVFVEKNFLRIRTDQYAELAMDAYPGEILTGRVLNSINVSGKGQLVAGGMVPTDLADGKPTQFAVRIQLDDVDSYPLPGGAQGQAAVYTGDVQIAGIPIMFLIRANSWMNYLF
- a CDS encoding DUF3302 domain-containing protein encodes the protein MLTRDSVLGLIITAFSISNIEPAMEYGLQSAGPALRIVSLVFLLVFAVLILACIVGLAALPGKIARRRHHPFADAVNVAGWLGLPTGIVWVLAMVWAHMGPRGNNVSTDQTNRLATQVRQLETLVDSLEQTQSGAQS